From Brevibacillus marinus, a single genomic window includes:
- a CDS encoding alpha/beta hydrolase, whose translation MSEYLKRTIVKEEVPSRLLDANRPVKVYLPPGYNELLSYPVVFCQDGNDFFTLGRIATVTNQLILDEGMEPIIIVGVSVERSKRTSEYAATGARNEAYKRFFVEELLPYLEARYPIRREPGSRLLAGDSLGGTVSLHLALDYPAVFNRVLALSGAFFQPTLERIEQERELSWLRLWMVVGLQETAVETHLGTWDFVAWNRRIKEALAAKQADLAYVEAEGDHVWGFWQRMLPAGLRHFFPTNRRGS comes from the coding sequence TTGTCTGAATACCTGAAGCGCACCATTGTCAAAGAAGAGGTCCCCAGCCGCCTGCTTGATGCGAATCGTCCGGTCAAGGTGTATCTGCCTCCGGGGTACAACGAACTGCTGTCCTACCCGGTGGTCTTCTGCCAGGATGGAAACGACTTCTTCACGCTGGGACGGATTGCCACCGTGACAAACCAGTTGATCCTGGATGAGGGCATGGAGCCGATCATCATCGTCGGGGTATCGGTGGAACGAAGCAAGCGAACGAGTGAGTACGCCGCGACCGGCGCGCGAAACGAAGCCTATAAGCGCTTTTTTGTCGAGGAACTGCTCCCCTATCTGGAAGCGCGCTATCCGATCCGCCGGGAACCCGGCTCCCGCTTGCTGGCGGGCGACTCCTTGGGGGGAACCGTCTCGCTGCACCTCGCCCTTGACTACCCCGCCGTATTCAACCGTGTACTGGCTCTCTCCGGCGCCTTTTTTCAACCGACGCTGGAACGGATCGAACAGGAGCGCGAACTCTCCTGGCTGCGGCTGTGGATGGTCGTCGGACTGCAGGAGACAGCGGTGGAAACCCATCTCGGCACCTGGGATTTCGTTGCCTGGAACCGCCGCATCAAAGAAGCGCTCGCCGCGAAACAGGCCGATCTGGCGTATGTAGAAGCGGAGGGCGATCACGTGTGGGGCTTTTGGCAGCGCATGCTGCCGGCTGGGCTGCGCCACTTCTTTCCTACCAACCGCCGCGGTTCCTAG